A genomic segment from Paralichthys olivaceus isolate ysfri-2021 chromosome 22, ASM2471397v2, whole genome shotgun sequence encodes:
- the LOC138406386 gene encoding uncharacterized protein, whose translation MNSAAEKVKMNIILLTGLIFTVVQAESTSNLTLERRRYKEPCQKNITLKNDQNFMKNHIIHKNFDLRDTKAWTRYLEDNKLLNRARIQSFLLASSRNDVEQICSPSGLRVKSNKDGNLCSSKETMPVYEVKIFSKRKLTVKRHVRHVIVACSMVRKRCLPVHYEGNEKLERTKSKCITRDSQRKIRADLNQLKEI comes from the exons ATGaactcagctgcagagaaag tcaaaatgaacatcatTCTCCTGACCGGTCTCATCTTCACTGTCGTCCAAGCGGAGTCCACCAGCAACCTCACGCTGGAGCGCCGTCGCTACAAGGAGCCCTGTCAGAAGAACATCACATTAAAGAATGACCAAAACTTCATGAAAAATCACATCATTCACAAAAACTTTGACTTGCGTGATACAAAAGCGTGGACAAG ATATTTAGAAGACAATAAGCTCTTGAACAGAGCACGGATACAGTCCTTCCTCCTGGCCAGTAGCAGGAATGACGTTGAGCAGATCTGCAGTCCATCAGGCCTGCGTGTGAAGAGTAACAAAGATGGTAACTTGTGCAGCAGCAAGGAGACCATGCCGGTGTATGAAGTCAAGATCTTTAGCAAAAGGAAATTGACTGTAAAGAGACATGTAAGACACGTGATAGTGGCCTGTAGTATGGTTAGAAAACGGTGCCTCCCTGTCCATTATGAGGGAAACGAAAAGCTCGAGAGAACTAAGAGTAAGTGCATCACACGTGACAGTCAGAGAAAAATCAGAGCAGATCTTAATCAGCTCAAAGAGATCTGA